The Microcaecilia unicolor chromosome 6, aMicUni1.1, whole genome shotgun sequence genome includes a window with the following:
- the ASB17 gene encoding ankyrin repeat and SOCS box protein 17 — MSDLCRLNCKACCQKNNIFIDLVDRIVRRPSLQFPGQWGYQCYEPRVYRTLAKILRHVDLDGFDILISDYITFVKRSEYRLEKHFNHEFTEICVNTILYWVFARKGNSKFVELLLQKTRDYIQDRSCSLALIWRTFTPVYCPSPLSGITPLLYVAQTRQSSILKILLQYGILEMEKKPINIVFTILFYPSRVRIMDDHELIDIHEDAKRCLQLCTRVLSSIPVTEIKTQQTFGRHPIISDWLDYIPSTRDKEPCELLHLCRLAIRNQLLTKTQLPSGIVFLPIPIILQHYLNLET, encoded by the exons ATGTCTGACCTTTGTAGATTAAATTGTAAAGCTTGCTGTCAGAAAAACAATATATTCATTGATCTTGTTGATAGAATTGTTAGGAGACCATCTTTACAATTCCCTGGTCAGTGGGGGTATCAGTGTTATGAACCCAGAGTTTACAGGACTCTGGCAAAAATACTGAGGCATGTTGATCTGGATGGATTTGATATTCTTATCTCAGATTATATCACTTTTGTGAAGCGATCAGAATATCGCCTCGAAAAACATTTTAATCATGAGTTTACCGAAATATGTGTGAACACAATTCTATACTGGGTTTTTGCAAGAAAAGGGAACTCCAAGTTTGTTGAACTGCTTTTACAGAAGACCAGAGATTACATTCAGGACAGGAGCTGCAGTTTGGCATTAATCTGGAG AACTTTCACACCAGTCTACTGCCCAAGTCCACTTAGTGGCATCACTCCTTTGCTTTATGTTGCTCAGACTAGGCAATCTAGTATCCTAAAAATACTCCTTCAATATGGGATTCTGGAAATGGAAAAAAAGCCAATCAACATAGTGTTCACAATTCTCTTCTACCCATCAAGAGTGAGAATAATGGATGATCATGAATTAATAGACATCCACGAAGATGCGAAGAGATGTCTACAACTATGCACCAGAGTTCTTTCCTCCATCCCAGTCACGGAAATTAAG ACACAGCAGACTTTTGGAAGACATCCGATCATTTCTGATTGGCTAGACTACATTCCTTCTACAAGAGACAAAGAACCATGTGAACTTTTACACCTCTGCAGATTGGCTATAAGGAACCAACTACTAACTAAAACCCAGCTTCCATCTGGTATAGTTTTCCTGCCAATTCCCATTATTCTACAACACTACCTGAACTTAGAAACTTAA